One window of Salegentibacter sp. Hel_I_6 genomic DNA carries:
- a CDS encoding PRC-barrel domain-containing protein produces the protein MSKQNIKNKNLHYLSELKDYKVASGYPDIRGWTVRDADKRVVGKVDNLLINKNLDRVVYVDVEVDQTIIDSRHDPYGKPADPEIKEFVNKDGQNHVIVPIGLIELEEDEKYIFTSRITHQTFAETKRIERGADLDRKYEENVLSSYNRPSRITTDDEHIKRRKEEEYADKTISGHGDDEQIIDDNYEAQINKDRHADDSFYEREEFDGANFRKRD, from the coding sequence TGAATTAAAAGATTATAAAGTTGCAAGTGGTTATCCCGATATTAGGGGTTGGACAGTAAGAGATGCAGACAAGCGTGTAGTGGGAAAAGTTGATAATTTATTGATCAATAAAAACCTGGATCGCGTGGTTTATGTAGATGTAGAAGTTGACCAAACAATTATAGATTCACGCCATGATCCCTACGGGAAACCCGCAGATCCTGAAATAAAAGAATTTGTAAATAAAGATGGGCAAAACCACGTAATTGTTCCTATAGGGCTTATAGAACTTGAAGAAGATGAAAAATATATTTTCACTTCCAGAATAACCCACCAAACATTTGCTGAAACCAAGCGAATTGAAAGAGGTGCAGACCTTGACAGGAAATATGAAGAAAACGTTTTAAGCTCTTATAATCGGCCATCTCGCATTACTACAGATGATGAGCATATTAAACGCCGAAAAGAAGAAGAATATGCCGATAAAACTATCTCTGGGCACGGGGATGATGAACAAATAATAGACGATAATTACGAGGCGCAAATCAATAAAGATCGTCACGCCGATGATTCATTTTACGAAAGAGAGGAATTTGATGGTGCAAACTTTAGAAAAAGGGATTGA
- a CDS encoding Tex family protein, with translation MKVQDYIQSRAQLPAKSIQNTIALLEADATIPFISRYRKEATGNLDEVAVEKIAQLLATFNDLEKRKTAVLKSIKEQEALSDILAEKIEKATTLTEVEDLYLPYKKKRKTKADAAREAGLEPLAKILMAQNASNINQTVNQFLSENVKTKEEAFYGAGNIIAEWINENSYVRNSLRRLYARKADIKTKWIKTETEHAEASKFNQFEKWEEPLKKIPSHRFLAIHRAEKLGIIKVKLEIDKAEALNLIEKAIIKNPGFSGIAYLKNSIEDAFTRLLKKSFTTEFLNEAKEKADEDAIGVFASNLEQLLMEAPLGSKRILAIDPGFKSGCKVVCLDEQGNLLYNEAIFPHPPQKKTDAASAKIKSLVNAYKIEAIAIGNGTAARETEQFIKKVYLPKEVQVFTVNEAGASVYSASKIARDEFPNYDVTVRGAVSIGRRLSDPLSELVKIDPKSIGVGQYQHEVDQVKLKEKLDVVVMRCVNKIGVNLNTASKELLSYVSGIGPGLAQNILDYRKQNKRFESRKELLKVTRLGAKAFEQSAGFLRIRNAENPLDNSAVHPESYFVVEKMAKNNKLKPEELIGNSEKLENIKPDDYISGELGLPTLKDILKELKKPGADPRQQKKPFNFDPSVKTIGDLKPGMQLPGIVNNITNFGCFVDIGIKESGLIHISKLANEFISDVNAVVKLNQELEVTVISIDEENKRVQLSLID, from the coding sequence TTGAAAGTACAGGACTATATACAATCCAGGGCACAATTACCTGCCAAAAGCATTCAGAATACTATTGCACTGCTAGAGGCAGATGCTACAATTCCTTTTATTTCCAGGTACCGAAAGGAAGCCACTGGAAATTTAGATGAAGTGGCGGTAGAAAAAATTGCGCAATTGCTCGCCACTTTTAATGACCTGGAAAAACGAAAAACCGCAGTTCTAAAATCGATAAAAGAGCAGGAAGCTTTAAGCGATATTTTAGCTGAAAAAATTGAGAAAGCCACAACTTTAACTGAAGTTGAAGATCTCTACTTACCTTATAAAAAGAAACGAAAAACAAAGGCTGATGCCGCAAGAGAAGCTGGTCTAGAACCACTGGCAAAAATTTTAATGGCGCAAAACGCTTCAAATATAAATCAAACCGTTAATCAATTTTTATCTGAGAACGTAAAAACTAAAGAAGAAGCCTTTTATGGTGCAGGGAATATTATAGCTGAATGGATAAATGAAAATAGCTACGTTAGAAACAGTCTTAGAAGATTATATGCCAGGAAAGCAGATATAAAAACCAAGTGGATAAAAACCGAAACAGAACATGCCGAAGCTTCAAAATTTAATCAATTCGAAAAGTGGGAAGAACCGCTAAAGAAAATCCCTTCCCACCGATTTTTAGCTATTCACCGTGCTGAGAAACTCGGCATTATAAAAGTGAAGCTGGAAATTGATAAAGCTGAAGCCTTAAATCTTATTGAAAAAGCAATAATTAAAAATCCCGGTTTTTCTGGAATAGCATATTTGAAAAATTCAATTGAAGATGCTTTTACCCGCTTGCTAAAAAAATCTTTCACCACAGAATTTCTAAATGAGGCTAAAGAAAAAGCAGATGAAGATGCAATAGGTGTTTTTGCTTCAAACCTGGAGCAATTATTAATGGAAGCTCCCCTGGGAAGTAAAAGAATTTTAGCGATAGATCCTGGCTTTAAATCGGGTTGTAAAGTAGTTTGTTTAGATGAGCAGGGAAACCTTTTGTATAATGAAGCTATATTCCCACACCCGCCACAGAAAAAGACAGATGCAGCTTCAGCAAAGATAAAAAGCCTGGTTAATGCTTATAAAATTGAAGCCATTGCCATTGGAAATGGAACCGCTGCCCGGGAAACCGAACAATTTATTAAGAAAGTTTATTTGCCAAAAGAGGTACAGGTTTTTACGGTAAATGAAGCCGGAGCTTCGGTTTATTCAGCCTCAAAAATTGCCAGGGATGAATTTCCAAATTATGATGTTACCGTTAGAGGTGCGGTTTCAATAGGAAGAAGATTAAGTGATCCCCTTTCGGAATTAGTGAAAATTGATCCTAAATCTATTGGAGTAGGGCAGTATCAGCACGAGGTAGACCAGGTTAAATTAAAGGAGAAACTGGATGTGGTGGTTATGCGCTGTGTAAACAAAATTGGGGTAAATCTAAATACCGCCAGCAAAGAATTACTTTCTTACGTCTCCGGTATTGGGCCAGGTTTAGCACAAAATATCTTAGATTATAGAAAACAAAATAAACGATTTGAAAGTAGGAAGGAATTGCTGAAAGTTACAAGACTTGGTGCTAAAGCTTTTGAACAATCTGCCGGTTTTTTGCGTATTAGAAATGCTGAAAACCCACTCGATAATTCTGCAGTGCATCCCGAAAGCTATTTTGTGGTCGAAAAAATGGCCAAAAACAACAAGTTAAAACCTGAAGAACTTATTGGAAACTCAGAAAAACTGGAAAATATAAAGCCTGATGATTATATTTCGGGAGAATTGGGTTTACCGACTTTAAAAGATATTTTAAAAGAATTAAAAAAGCCGGGTGCAGATCCCCGCCAGCAAAAAAAGCCTTTTAATTTTGATCCTTCAGTAAAAACAATAGGTGACCTAAAACCGGGAATGCAACTGCCCGGTATAGTGAATAATATTACCAATTTTGGCTGTTTTGTAGATATTGGAATCAAAGAAAGCGGACTTATACATATCTCTAAACTCGCCAATGAATTTATTAGTGATGTAAATGCTGTGGTAAAATTAAATCAGGAGCTGGAAGTTACTGTCATTTCAATAGATGAAGAAAATAAGCGAGTTCAACTTTCTTTGATTGACTAA
- a CDS encoding App1 family protein, which translates to MKLDLKLYRGYVNNQELNVYGHLFKSWAPDKYRLDRKGIKHAVAIIHMFRISPLKNVEIRLKFQNTTVTTKTLDDGYFRFTIPFSEELKSGWHQYEVSCDFKDFGMIEKGELLKPHPSKYGIISDIDDTFLISHSNSVFKKLYVMLSKNINKRKIFDDVVEHYEELSKAGQNSSEEATNSFFYVSSSEWNLYEFINEFAKMHDLPKAVIKLKKIKTGISDFLFTGRGSHDHKFEKIKDIISFYPNIPYVLLGDDSQKDPNIYERICKIFPMSLKAVYIRQTGKNKKPAVQKIVDNIESLGVSVCYFKHSQKAIKHSREEGIV; encoded by the coding sequence TTGAAATTAGACCTAAAACTCTATCGTGGTTATGTAAATAACCAGGAGCTTAATGTATATGGACATTTATTTAAATCTTGGGCACCAGATAAATATAGACTTGATAGAAAAGGAATTAAGCACGCGGTAGCTATAATTCATATGTTTCGCATTAGCCCGTTAAAAAATGTAGAGATTAGACTCAAGTTTCAAAATACTACAGTTACTACTAAAACTTTAGACGATGGGTATTTTAGATTTACCATTCCATTTTCTGAAGAATTAAAAAGTGGCTGGCATCAATATGAGGTAAGTTGTGATTTTAAAGATTTTGGAATGATAGAAAAAGGAGAATTGTTGAAGCCGCATCCTTCCAAATACGGTATTATTTCAGATATCGATGATACCTTTTTAATTTCTCACAGTAATAGCGTTTTTAAAAAATTATATGTAATGCTTTCTAAGAACATCAATAAACGAAAGATTTTTGATGATGTCGTAGAGCATTATGAGGAGCTGAGTAAAGCAGGGCAAAATTCATCAGAAGAAGCTACTAATTCTTTCTTTTATGTGTCTAGTAGCGAGTGGAATTTATATGAATTTATAAACGAGTTTGCTAAAATGCACGACTTACCTAAGGCAGTAATAAAACTTAAAAAGATTAAAACAGGAATTTCAGATTTCCTTTTTACCGGTCGTGGCAGCCACGATCATAAATTTGAAAAGATAAAAGATATAATTTCTTTCTATCCCAATATACCTTATGTGCTCTTGGGGGATGATTCCCAAAAAGACCCTAATATTTATGAACGTATTTGTAAAATATTTCCAATGAGTTTAAAGGCAGTTTATATTAGGCAAACGGGTAAAAATAAGAAACCAGCAGTGCAGAAGATTGTAGATAATATTGAAAGTCTTGGGGTTAGCGTTTGCTATTTTAAACATAGCCAAAAAGCTATTAAACATTCTCGAGAAGAAGGGATTGTTTAA
- a CDS encoding diacylglycerol kinase family protein has product MKEIKKVLLVVNPISGDINKEFIVQKIEKELRQIGAKLKTYRTTGENDKKEIYNLIAANTFDRVLVAGGDGTIKLVAEALQDNNIPLAIIPAGSANGLALNLGIPNNLEAQLKIALGTQITEIDTLEINGELCLHISDLGVNAELIKNYENSRIRGKVGYLLQSIPTLWSSKYPFEFEINLKDQKLTKKGILLAFANANKYGTGANVNPKGKIDDGTFEILLFKNFDILEILKTLRNETDVNSGFVEIIPTKEAKVFCKKPVPFQMDGEYIGEIEEISVKICPKKLPIMTSNDT; this is encoded by the coding sequence ATGAAAGAAATAAAAAAGGTTTTACTTGTTGTAAATCCGATATCAGGCGATATTAATAAAGAATTTATTGTTCAAAAGATTGAAAAAGAGTTAAGACAAATAGGTGCAAAGCTAAAAACCTATAGAACTACGGGTGAGAATGACAAAAAGGAAATTTACAACCTAATTGCAGCAAATACGTTTGATAGAGTTCTTGTAGCTGGTGGAGACGGTACCATTAAATTAGTAGCCGAAGCCCTTCAGGATAATAATATTCCGCTTGCTATAATTCCGGCAGGATCTGCAAACGGCCTTGCCCTTAACCTTGGAATTCCAAATAATCTTGAAGCACAACTAAAAATAGCCCTGGGTACTCAAATAACAGAAATAGATACGCTAGAAATTAATGGTGAACTTTGTTTACATATTAGCGACCTTGGCGTAAATGCTGAATTAATTAAAAATTACGAAAATTCGCGAATAAGGGGAAAAGTAGGCTATCTTCTTCAATCCATTCCTACACTTTGGTCTAGCAAATATCCCTTTGAGTTCGAGATTAATTTGAAGGATCAGAAATTAACCAAAAAGGGTATTTTACTCGCTTTTGCAAATGCTAATAAATACGGTACCGGGGCGAATGTAAATCCAAAAGGAAAAATAGACGATGGCACTTTTGAAATCCTTTTATTTAAAAATTTTGATATACTGGAAATACTAAAAACATTGCGTAATGAAACCGATGTAAACTCTGGATTCGTGGAAATAATACCAACGAAAGAAGCTAAGGTTTTTTGTAAAAAACCGGTTCCTTTTCAGATGGATGGTGAATATATTGGAGAAATAGAAGAAATTTCTGTCAAAATTTGCCCCAAAAAACTACCGATAATGACCTCAAATGACACTTAA
- a CDS encoding TonB-dependent receptor: MKQRLLKIGMFLLAIFSFGFTHAQETVSGTVTDGEMPLPGVNIFVKGTSNGTVTDFDGNYSLNDVPNDGVLVFSFVGYAQQEISVNGRTTINATMAEDADALSEVVVIGYGNVQKRDATGAVSTVSSEDFNQGVIASPEELIQGKTAGLQVTTSSGEPGAGVNIRIRGTTSVRGGNNPLFVVDGVPLAGDEVSAGGGDVGFGESSSKNPLNFLNPSDIESISVLKDASATAIYGSRGANGVVIITTKDGRGDRGILDYSTNLGVASPANEFDLLNREQFLDAAESYGGNREDLDFGGNTDWQDQITRSAFSQIHNLSYSNSYTGGNYRVSGNYTNQNGIIKNSSMERLTGRLNLTHRLFDDKLRLNLQSTIARVNDERAPISDNAGAQGDLLSTAYFANPTYPADPEFSPGGDFINPLALLKYYQDQTETDRILLNFSADYEILPALSAKIALGYDESNSYRGSAISGDITGVASGVPGNGRGNINEINSKNRLMELTMNYEKQFENSKFTALAGYSFQDFNRSGINVSGYGFSTGDMDAMIDELQSGRNSIENSIDGSYQQYGYTGDDVFINRLFPEIATDNISGPGGIVTRAIAGDSFDVTDELQSFFTRLNYDIAGKYLLTATLRADGSTRFGGNNKYGYFPSGAFAWQIGDEDFIPETISTLKLRLGYGVTGNQEIPYNQYQQRERWAGFGINNGGGIDAPGTSLVSFANPDLQWEETSQSNIGIDYGFLNDRLSGSLDFYYKNTTDLLIQVFSAQPSPQPFVFQNLDANVINKGVEFAIDYNIIQQDDLFWNFGFNIAYNDNMVEDFDGIIDTGEISGQGLTGAFAQRLVGGQPLFSYYLREFAGFDEDGQSIYPNGNIQEFVGKSALPTTNLGISTRVEYMNWDLSAFLTGQFGHYIYNNTENALFTAGAIGNGRNVTQSVVGNGESNLNAPDVSTRFLEKGDFLRMQNLTLGYNFNFQEESIFNSLRLSLTGQNLFVITDYTGLDPEVDTNKALNNVPSAGIDYTAYPRPTTVTFGLNASF, from the coding sequence ATGAAACAAAGATTACTCAAGATCGGGATGTTTCTACTTGCTATTTTCAGCTTTGGGTTTACCCATGCACAGGAAACAGTATCAGGAACGGTGACCGATGGGGAAATGCCCTTACCGGGAGTGAACATTTTTGTTAAAGGGACCTCTAATGGTACCGTAACAGATTTTGACGGAAATTACTCGTTAAATGATGTTCCCAATGATGGGGTATTGGTATTTAGCTTTGTAGGCTATGCCCAACAGGAAATTTCAGTAAATGGAAGAACAACGATCAACGCAACTATGGCTGAAGATGCCGATGCTTTAAGCGAAGTGGTAGTTATTGGTTATGGTAACGTACAAAAACGGGATGCGACAGGTGCGGTTTCTACCGTTTCTTCTGAAGATTTTAACCAGGGGGTAATTGCCTCACCGGAAGAATTAATACAGGGGAAAACTGCCGGATTACAGGTAACCACTTCTAGTGGGGAGCCTGGAGCTGGAGTTAATATTAGAATTAGGGGTACAACTTCAGTACGAGGTGGTAATAATCCTTTATTTGTAGTAGATGGCGTGCCATTGGCTGGAGACGAAGTTTCTGCAGGAGGTGGTGATGTAGGTTTTGGAGAATCTTCTTCAAAAAACCCATTAAACTTTCTTAACCCATCAGATATTGAGAGCATTAGTGTTCTTAAAGATGCTTCGGCAACTGCTATCTATGGTTCGCGTGGCGCAAACGGAGTAGTTATTATCACCACCAAAGATGGACGAGGTGATAGAGGTATATTAGATTATAGCACCAATTTAGGTGTTGCTTCTCCCGCTAATGAGTTTGATCTTTTAAATAGAGAACAATTTCTTGATGCTGCCGAAAGTTATGGCGGAAATAGAGAAGATCTGGATTTTGGAGGAAATACAGATTGGCAGGATCAAATAACACGTTCTGCTTTTAGCCAGATTCACAACTTATCTTATTCTAATTCATACACCGGTGGTAATTATAGAGTTTCAGGAAACTATACTAATCAAAACGGGATTATTAAAAATTCTTCTATGGAAAGGTTAACTGGAAGGTTAAACCTAACCCACAGGCTTTTTGATGATAAATTAAGATTAAACCTGCAATCTACAATTGCCAGAGTTAACGATGAGCGAGCTCCAATATCAGATAACGCAGGAGCTCAGGGAGATTTGTTAAGTACAGCTTATTTCGCAAATCCCACATATCCAGCTGATCCAGAATTTTCTCCAGGAGGAGACTTTATAAATCCCCTGGCATTATTGAAGTATTACCAGGATCAAACAGAAACAGATAGAATTCTATTAAATTTTTCGGCAGATTATGAAATCTTACCCGCGTTAAGCGCTAAAATTGCTTTAGGTTATGATGAATCTAATTCTTATCGTGGTTCTGCAATTTCTGGTGATATTACCGGTGTGGCCTCAGGTGTACCAGGGAATGGTAGAGGAAACATTAATGAAATTAACAGTAAGAACCGATTGATGGAATTAACCATGAACTATGAAAAGCAATTTGAAAATTCAAAGTTTACAGCATTAGCTGGTTATTCTTTTCAGGATTTTAATCGCTCAGGAATCAATGTTTCAGGATACGGTTTTTCCACTGGTGATATGGATGCTATGATAGATGAATTGCAAAGCGGTAGAAATTCAATTGAGAATTCTATTGATGGTTCTTATCAACAATATGGCTATACAGGTGATGATGTTTTTATAAACAGATTATTCCCGGAAATAGCTACAGATAATATCTCAGGACCCGGCGGAATAGTTACCAGGGCAATCGCAGGAGACTCTTTTGATGTTACTGATGAATTACAATCTTTCTTTACCAGGCTAAATTATGATATAGCAGGTAAATACCTATTAACGGCCACCTTAAGAGCAGATGGTTCTACCAGATTTGGTGGTAATAATAAATACGGATATTTCCCTTCAGGTGCATTTGCATGGCAAATTGGAGATGAAGACTTTATACCTGAGACTATTTCAACATTAAAACTTAGATTAGGGTATGGAGTAACCGGTAACCAGGAAATTCCTTACAATCAATACCAGCAAAGAGAAAGATGGGCTGGTTTTGGTATTAATAACGGTGGTGGTATAGATGCACCAGGTACTAGCTTGGTCTCATTTGCTAATCCAGATCTTCAATGGGAAGAAACTAGCCAATCCAATATTGGAATTGATTATGGGTTTCTTAATGATAGATTGAGTGGATCTCTTGATTTCTATTATAAAAACACTACAGACCTATTGATCCAGGTATTCTCAGCACAACCTTCTCCTCAACCTTTCGTATTCCAAAACTTAGATGCGAATGTTATTAATAAAGGGGTAGAATTTGCTATAGATTATAACATTATCCAACAAGATGATCTATTCTGGAATTTTGGATTCAATATTGCCTATAACGATAACATGGTTGAAGATTTTGATGGTATTATTGATACCGGTGAAATAAGTGGCCAGGGTTTAACCGGTGCTTTCGCACAACGTTTGGTAGGTGGGCAACCATTATTTTCTTACTATCTAAGAGAGTTCGCAGGTTTTGATGAAGATGGGCAATCCATTTATCCTAATGGTAACATACAGGAGTTTGTTGGAAAAAGCGCATTACCAACTACGAATTTAGGTATTTCCACTCGCGTAGAGTATATGAACTGGGACCTATCAGCTTTCTTAACAGGACAGTTTGGTCACTATATTTATAACAATACCGAAAATGCTCTATTCACAGCCGGAGCAATTGGTAACGGAAGAAATGTGACACAAAGTGTTGTTGGGAATGGCGAATCCAACCTTAACGCGCCAGATGTTTCTACTCGATTCCTTGAAAAAGGAGACTTCCTTAGAATGCAAAATCTTACATTAGGTTATAATTTTAATTTTCAGGAAGAAAGTATTTTTAATTCCTTAAGGCTTTCATTAACTGGCCAAAATTTATTTGTAATTACAGATTATACTGGTCTTGATCCAGAGGTAGATACCAATAAAGCACTGAATAATGTTCCTTCGGCAGGTATAGATTATACAGCCTATCCAAGACCTACAACAGTGACTTTTGGTTTAAATGCATCATTTTAA
- a CDS encoding RagB/SusD family nutrient uptake outer membrane protein translates to MKRSISKITLATLGLLSIVSCTDLELEDTDSVTRESTDGGFDGVSNVEGSINNAYNTIQGHLQTQENLYALQEATSDGLLIPTRGTDWGDNGVWRTLHEHTWDATHPFVLNTWNNFNSSVFSLTEIIETSSASAAQVAEAKVLRAFSMYWIIDLYGQVPFRGVDEGPEVSPMVMSRAEAFEFAMNDLQDALPNLPSSGPGAETNRASKALANFLLAKMYLNKHVYLGTDSAAPEDMTQVINHVDAIATDGFALQSGFFEIFEPSVDVSDTEIIFRTNYGADARIWSTLHYNQGTPGNTPGGWNGFSTLAEFYDLFEGDPQVNIPGSGQEERRGFVPTSGSQAGADDLDADEDGLEDGSYIGYGFLINQQYGLDGSELTDRTGNPLIFTKQLPGLVGNNERTGIRILKYHPSDGAFPGNLVVFRYADAHLMKAEAIHRGGTSGESALALVNELRELRDATPLGSITDQDLLDERGRELYMEFTRRQDQIRFGTYTDTWTFKDNTEAFRVLFPIPSTALTSNPNLEQNEGY, encoded by the coding sequence ATGAAAAGGAGTATTTCAAAAATAACACTAGCTACTTTAGGCCTTCTAAGCATCGTGTCCTGTACCGATCTAGAGCTTGAAGATACAGATTCAGTAACTCGCGAATCCACAGATGGTGGATTTGATGGAGTGAGTAATGTAGAGGGCTCAATTAACAACGCTTACAATACCATTCAAGGTCATTTACAAACCCAGGAAAATTTATACGCTTTACAGGAAGCGACCTCAGATGGACTGTTAATCCCTACCAGGGGAACTGACTGGGGTGATAACGGGGTTTGGAGGACATTGCACGAACATACGTGGGATGCAACTCATCCCTTTGTTTTAAATACCTGGAATAACTTTAATTCAAGCGTTTTCTCTTTAACCGAAATTATCGAAACCTCAAGTGCAAGTGCAGCTCAGGTGGCTGAAGCTAAAGTTTTAAGAGCTTTTAGTATGTATTGGATCATAGATCTTTACGGCCAGGTACCTTTTAGAGGTGTAGATGAAGGACCTGAGGTAAGCCCAATGGTAATGTCTCGTGCTGAAGCGTTTGAATTTGCAATGAATGATTTGCAGGATGCTTTACCTAATTTACCATCATCTGGGCCGGGTGCTGAAACAAATCGAGCCTCGAAGGCATTAGCAAATTTCTTATTAGCCAAAATGTATCTTAATAAACATGTTTATTTAGGAACAGATTCTGCAGCGCCTGAAGATATGACGCAAGTTATAAATCACGTAGATGCAATCGCAACAGATGGTTTTGCCCTTCAAAGTGGTTTCTTTGAAATTTTCGAACCTTCAGTTGACGTTTCTGATACAGAAATAATTTTTAGAACTAATTATGGAGCCGATGCCCGTATCTGGAGTACTCTGCACTATAACCAGGGCACACCAGGAAATACACCTGGGGGATGGAATGGATTTTCTACTTTAGCTGAATTTTATGACCTATTTGAAGGCGATCCTCAGGTTAACATTCCAGGTTCAGGACAGGAAGAGCGAAGAGGTTTTGTACCTACATCAGGAAGCCAGGCAGGAGCCGATGATTTAGATGCTGATGAAGATGGACTGGAAGATGGATCCTATATTGGATATGGTTTTCTTATAAATCAACAATATGGTTTAGATGGTTCTGAATTAACAGATAGAACTGGGAACCCTTTAATATTCACAAAGCAGTTACCCGGCCTGGTTGGTAATAATGAGAGAACCGGTATTAGAATTCTTAAATACCATCCTTCAGATGGGGCTTTCCCTGGAAATCTAGTCGTTTTTCGTTACGCAGACGCCCACCTTATGAAGGCGGAAGCCATACATCGTGGTGGAACTTCGGGAGAATCTGCCTTAGCTTTGGTAAATGAATTACGTGAATTAAGAGACGCAACTCCGCTAGGAAGTATTACAGATCAGGATTTACTTGATGAAAGAGGTCGTGAACTGTATATGGAATTTACCAGGAGACAGGACCAAATTAGGTTTGGTACTTATACCGATACCTGGACTTTTAAAGATAATACTGAAGCTTTCAGAGTATTATTCCCTATACCTTCCACTGCTTTGACTTCTAATCCTAATTTAGAACAAAACGAAGGTTACTAA